A single region of the Triticum dicoccoides isolate Atlit2015 ecotype Zavitan chromosome 2B, WEW_v2.0, whole genome shotgun sequence genome encodes:
- the LOC119367667 gene encoding uncharacterized protein LOC119367667, which translates to MLMLRAAPMSYAKVDKVDAEEARHWKAQFLIHKALETGPTRRPPPPAAFAKAGGCRVVRAVRIGIRLKRLRIAVRSFRLRVCRSVLKHLKNLRRLGSPRS; encoded by the coding sequence ATGCTGATGCTAAGGGCAGCGCCGATGTCCTACGCGAAGGTGGACAAGGTGGACGCCGAAGAGGCGCGACACTGGAAGGCGCAGTTCCTGATCCACAAGGCGCTCGAGACGGGGCCGAcaaggcggccgccgccgccggcggcattTGCGAAGGCTGGCGGGTGCAGGGTCGTCAGGGCGGTGAGGATCGGCATCCGGCTCAAGAGGCTCAGGATCGCCGTCCGGAGCTTCAGGCTCCGCGTCTGCCGGAGCGTCCTCAAGCACCTCAAAAATCTCAGGAGGCTCGGGTCTCCCCGTTCTTGA